One Panicum virgatum strain AP13 chromosome 9K, P.virgatum_v5, whole genome shotgun sequence genomic region harbors:
- the LOC120650892 gene encoding glycine-rich cell wall structural protein 2-like: protein MAAKRLALAILVLLSVGMVAAAAGTRKLGYGPGGGGGGGGSGGGGGGGYGGSGYGSGSGYGEGGGSGGAAGGYGHGGGGGGGGGEGGGAGGSGYGSGQGSGYGSGSGGAGGYGSGGGGGGGGGQGGGSGYGHGGGEGYGSGSGYGGGASGGGGGGGHGGGGGGGQGGSGHGSGSGYGSGEGYGQGGAHGGGYGSGGGGGGGGGQGGGSGYGSGSGSGYGSGGGHN, encoded by the coding sequence ATGGCGGCCAAGCGTCTGGCGCTTGCCATCCTCGTCCTCCTTAGCGTAGGCATGGTGGCCGCTGCTGCTGGCACCCGCAAGCTGGGCTATGgccccggaggaggaggaggcggtggcggtagcggtggaggcggagggggTGGCTATGGGGGATCAGGCTATGGGTCCGGGTCAGGGTACGGTGAGGGCGGTGGAAGTGGGGGTGCTGCTGGTGGGTACGgacatggcggtggcggcggaggcggtggcggtgagggcggcggtgctggcggcTCTGGGTATGGGTCTGGCCAAGGCTCTGGCTATGGGTCCGGcagtggtggtgctggtgggtATGGaagtggtggaggcggcggaggtggcggcggccaagGTGGTGGTTCCGGCTATGGCCATGGAGGTGGCGAGGGTtatggctccggctccggctatGGAGGTGGTGctagtggtggcggcggcggcggcggacacggtggcggcggcggtggtggccaaggTGGGTCGGGTCATGGCTCCGGCTCCGGGTACGGATCAGGTGAAGGGTATGGGCAGGGTGGAGCTCATGGAGGAGGCTATggcagtggcggcggtggtggcggcggcggcggccaaggtggtggctctggctatggctccggctccggctccgggtaTGGTTCTGGTGGTGGACACAACTAA
- the LOC120650893 gene encoding silicon efflux transporter LSI2-like: MALASTEKVVLGCVAFGIFWVLAVFPSVPFMPVGRTAGSLLGAMLMVLFRVMTPEQAYAAIDLPILGLLFGTMVVSIFLERADMFGYLGGALAWRSRGSKDLLFRVCLVSAVASALFTNDTCCVVLTEFILKLARQNNLPPQPFLLALASSSNIGSAATPIGNPQNLVIAVQSGITFGQFLLGVFPAMIVGVITNTCILLCYFWKYLSVPEKDQERGAAAAAAGPEAVVADDEVTSHRFTPARMSHASSVNGVDADCVSEPIRRSDSLNRADTHSMRSRSYNSEGDIQVAIRSMRASSMSQEMVEVSTVGDRRDDGLVGPRKITRTTSHQRSVIIEDAPEADARDGDKGKDGGEVKEKRWKVLLWKSAVYLTTLGMLVALLMGLNMSWSAITAALVLLAFDFTDAQACLEKVSYSLLIFFCGMFITVEGFNRTGIPNALWELVEPHSRIDSAKGTALLAVVILVLSNVASNVPTVLLLGSRVAASAAAISPASEKKAWLILAWVSTVAGNLTLLGSAANLIVCEQARRAQFFGYNLTFWSHLRFGVPSTIIVTAIGLLIVASY, from the exons ATGGCGCTGGCGAGCACGGAGAAGGTGGTGCTGGGGTGCGTCGCGTTCGGCATCTTCTGGGTGCTGGCCGTGTTCCCGTCGGTGCCCTTCATGCCCGTGGGGCGCACCGCGGGCTCCCTCCTGGGCGCCATGCTCATGGTGCTCTTCCGCGTCATGACCCCGGAGCAGGCCTACGCCGCCATCGACCTCCCGATCCTGGGCCTCCTCTTCGGCACCATGGTGGTCAGCATCTTCCTCGAGCGCGCCGACATGTTCGGGTACctcggcggcgcgctcgcgtGGCGGAGCCGGGGCAGCAAGGACCTGCTCTTCCGCGTCTGCCTCGTCTCCGCCGTTGCCAGCGCGCTCTTCACCAACGACACCTGCTGCGTCGTGCTCACCGAGTTCATCCTCAAGCTCGCGCGCCAGAACAACCTGCCGCCGCAGCCCTTCCTGCTGGCGCTCGCCTCCAGCTCCAACATCGGCTCCGCCGCCACGCCCATCGGCAACCCGCAGAACCTCGTCATCGCcgtccagagcggcatcaccttCGGCCAGTTCCTCCTCGGGGTCTTCCCGGCCATGATCGTCGGCGTCATCACCAACACCTGCATCCTGCTCTGCTACTTCTGGAAGTACCTCTCCGTGCCGGAGAAAGACCAGGAGaggggggccgccgccgccgctgccggcccggaggccgtcgtcgccgacgacgaggTCACCTCGCACCGCTTCACGCCCGCCCGGATGTCGCACGCCTCCTCCGTCAACGGCGTCGACGCCGACTGCGTCAGCGAGCCCATCCGCCGGAGCGACAGCCTCAACCGGGCCGACACGCACAGCATGCGCAGCCGGAGCTACAACTCGGAGGGCGACATCCAGGTCGCCATCAGGTCCATGCGCGCCTCCAGCATGTCGCAGGAGATGGTCGAGGTGTCCACCGTCGGCGACAGGCGCGACGACGGCCTAGTGGGCCCCAGGAAGATCACTAGGACCACCAGCCACCAGCGGAGCGTCATCATCGAGGACGCGCCCGAGGCCGACGCCAGGGACGGCGACAAGggcaaggacggcggcgaggtcaaGGAGAAGAGGTGGAAGGTGCTCCTGTGGAAGAGTGCGGTGTACCTCACGACCCTTGGCATGCTCGTCGCCCTGCTCATGGGGCTCAACATGTCCTGGTCCGCCATCACTGCTGCTCTCGTACTCCTGGCATTCGATTTCACTGACGCACAGGCTTGCCTGGAGAAG GTGTCATACTCATTGCTAATCTTCTTCTGCGGGATGTTCATAACCGTCGAGGGCTTCAATAGGACCGGCATTCCCAATGCGCTCTGGGAGCTGGTCGAGCCGCATTCCAGAATCGACAGCGCCAAGGGCACTGCGCTTCTCGCGGTTGTGATTCTTGTTCTTTCAAATGTGGCCTCAAATGTTCCAACAG TTCTGCTGCTCGGCTCAAGGGTGGCAGCATCAGCAGCTGCGATCTCCCCTGCTTCAGAGAAGAAGGCCTGGCTCATCCTGGCCTGGGTCAGCACGGTGGCCGGCAACCTGACTCTGCTGGGCTCAGCCGCGAACCTGATCGTGTGCGAGCAGGCGCGGCGTGCGCAGTTCTTCGGGTACAACCTCACCTTCTGGAGCCACCTCCGCTTCGGCGTGCCGTCGACCATCATCGTCACCGCGATCGGCCTGCTCATCGTCGCCAGCTACTGA